One genomic segment of Macaca fascicularis isolate 582-1 chromosome 19, T2T-MFA8v1.1 includes these proteins:
- the KMT2B gene encoding histone-lysine N-methyltransferase 2B isoform X7, which translates to MAAAAGGGSCPGPGSARGRFPGRPRGAGGVGGRGGRGNGAERVRVALRRGGGATGPGGAEPGEDTALLRLLGLRRGLRRLRRLWAGPRVQRGRGRGRGRGWGPSRGCVPEEESSDGESDEEEFQGFHSDEDVAPSSLRSALRSQRGRAPRGRGRKHKTTPLPPPRLADVAPTPSKTPARKRGEEGTERMVQALTELLRRAQAPPAPRSRACEPSTPRRSRGRPPGRPAGPCRRKQQAVVVAEAAVTIPKPEPPPPVVPVKHQTGSWKCKEGPGPGPGTPKRGGQSSRGGRGGRGRGRGGGLPFVIKFVSRAKRVKMGQLSLGLESGQGQGQHEETWQDAPQRRVGSGQGGSPCWKKQEQKLDDEGEEKKEEEEKDKEEGEEKEERAVAEETMPAVEKEETKLPPPPLTPPAPSPPPPLPPPSTSPPPPLCPPPPPPVSPPPLPSPPPPPAQEEQEESPPPVVPATCSRKRGRPPLTPSQRAEREAARAGPEGTSPPTPTPSTTTGGPPEDSPTVAPKSTTFLKNIRQFIMPVVSARSSRVIKTPRRFMDEDPPRPPKVEVSPVLRPPITTSPLIPQEPAPVPSPPRAPTPPSTPVPLPEKRRSILREPTFRWTSLTRELPPPPPAPPPPPAPSPPPAPATSSRRPLLLRAPQFTPSEAHLKIYESVLTPPPLGAPEAPEPEPPPADDSPAEPEPRAVGRTNHLSLPRFAPVVATPVKAEVSPHGAPALSNGPQTQAQLLQPLQALQTQLLPQALPPPQPQLQPPPSPQQMPPLEKARIAGLGSLPLSGVEEKMFSLLKRAKVQLFKIDQQQQQKVAASMPPLTLFIPCQPSPGGPMEEVAGALKQVSDRGPVRPEDESVEAKRERPSGPESPVQGPRIKHVCRHAAVALGQARAMVPEDVPRLSALPLRDRQDLATEDTSSASETESVPSRSRRGKVETAGPGGDSEPAGSGGTLAHTPRRSLPSHHGKKMRMARCGHCRGCLRVQDCGSCVNCLDKPKFGGPNTKKQCCVYRKCDKIEARKMERLAKKGRTIVKTLLPWDSDESPEASPGPPGPRRGAGAGGPREEVVAPPGPEEQDSLLQRKSARRCVKQRPSYDIFEDSDDSEPGGPPAPRRRTPRENELPLPEPEEQSRPRKPTLQPVLQLKARRRLDKDALAPGPFAAFPNGWTGKQKSPDGVHRVRVDFKEDCDLENVWLMGGLSVLTSVPGGPPMVCLLCASKGLHELVFCQVCCDPFHPFCLEEAERPLPQHHDTWCCRRCKFCHVCGRKGRGSKHLLECERCRHAYHPACLGPSYPTRATRKRRHWICSACVRCKSCGATPGKNWDVEWSGDYSLCPRCTQLYEKGNYCPICTRCYEDNDYESKMMQCAQCDHWVHAKCEGLSDEDYEILSGLPDSVLYTCGPCAGAAQPRWREALSGALQGGLRQVLQGLLSSKVAGPLLLCTQCGPDGKQLHPGPCGLQAVSQRFEDGHYKSVHSFMEDMVGILMRHSEEGETPERRAGGQMKGLLLKLLESAFGWFDAHDPKYWRRSTRLPNGVLPNAVLPPSLDHVYAQWRQQEPETPESGQPPGDPSAAFQGKDPAAFSHLEDPRQCALCLKYGDADSKEAGRLLYIGQNEWTHVNCAIWSAEVFEENDGSLKNVHAAVARGRQMRCELCLKPGATVGCCLSSCLSNFHFMCARASYCIFQDDKKVFCQKHTDLLDGKEIVNPDGFDVLRRVYVDFEGINFKRKFLTGLEPDAINVLIGSIRIDSLGTLSDLSDCEGRLFPIGYQCSRLYWSTVDARRRCWYRCRILEYRPWGPREEPAHLEAAEENQTIVHSPAPSSEPPGGEDPPLDTDVLVPGAPERHSPIQNLDPPLRPDSGSAPPPAPRSFSGARIKVPNYSPSRRPLGGVSFGPLPSPGSPSSLTHHIPTVGDPDFPAPPRRSRRPSPLAPRPPPSRRASPPLKTSPQLRVPPPTSVVTALTPTSGELAPPGPAPSPPPPEDLGPDFEDMEVVSGLSAADLDFAASLLGTEPFQEEIVAAGAMGSSHGGPGDSSEEEASPTSRYIHFPVTVVSAPGLAPSAPPGAPRIEQLDGVDDGTDSEAEAVQQPRGQGTPPSGPGVGRAGVLGAAGDRARPPEDLPSEIVDFVLKNLGGPGEGGAGPREESLPPAPPLANGSQPPQGLPASPADPTRTFAWLPGAPGVRVLSLGPAPEPPKPATSKIILVNKLGQVFVKMAGEGEPVPPPVKQPPLPPTISPTAPTSWTLPPGPLLGVLPVVGVVRPAPPPPPPPLTLVLSSGPASPPRQAIRVKRVSTFSGRSPPAPPPYKAPRLDEDGEASEDIPQVLGLGSGGLLQERSPLLPLPEGGPPQVTDAPPDLLLESQWHHYSGVERVVSAGSTAGLRGF; encoded by the exons atggcggcggcggcgggcggcggcAGTTGCCCCGGGCCTGGCTCCGCGCGGGGCCGCTTCCCGGGCCGGCCGCGGGGCGCCGGCGGGGTCGGGGGCCGCGGCGGACGGGGCAACGGGGCCGAAAGAGTGCGGGTAGCTCTGCGGCGCGGCGGTGGCGCGACGGGGCCGGGCGGAGCCGAGCCCGGGGAGGACACGGCCCTGCTCCGTTTGCTGGGGCTCCGCCGGGGCCTGCGCCGGCTCCGCCGCCTGTGGGCCGGCCCGCGGGTCCagcggggccggggccggggtcGGGGCCGGGGCTGGGGTCCGAGTCGGGGCTGCGTGCCGGAGGAGGAGAGCAGTGACGGGGAATCCGACGAGGAG GAGTTTCAGGGTTTTCATTCAGATGAAGATGTGGCCCCCAGTTCCCTGCGCTCTGCGCTCCGATCCCAGCGAG GTCGAGCGCCCCGAGGTCGGGGTCGCAAGCATAAGACGaccccccttcctcctcctcgcCTAGCAGATGTGGCTCCTACCCCCTCAAAGACCCCTGCCCGGAAACGGGGTGAGGAAGGCACAGAACGGATGGTGCAGGCACTGACTGAACTTCTCCGGCGAGCCCAGGCACCCCCAGCACCCCGGAGCCGGGCGTGTGAGCCCTCCACCCCCCGGCGGTCTCGGGGACGGCCCCCAGGACGGCCAGCAGGCCCCTGCAGGAGGAAGCAGCAAGCAGTAGTGGTGGCAGAAGCAGCTGTGACAATCCCCAAACCTGAGCCCCCACCTCCTGTGGTTCCAGTGAAACACCAAACTGGCAGCTGGAAGTGTAAGGAGGGACCCGGCCCAGGACCTGGGACCCCCAAGCGTGGAGGACAGTCAAGCCGCGGAGGCCGTGGAGGCAGGGGCCGAGGCCGAGGTGGTGGGCTTCCTTTTGTGATCAAGTTTGTTTCAAGGGCCAAGAGAGTAAAGATGGGACAATTGTCCTTGGGACTCGAATCAGGTCAGGGTCAAGGTCAACATGAGGAAACTTGGCAGGATGCCCCCCAAAGAAGAGTTGGATCTGGACAGGGAGGGAGCCCTTGCTGGAAAAAGCAGGAACAGAAGCTGGATGacgagggagaagagaagaaagaagaagaagaaaaagacaaggaggagggagaagagaaggaagaaagagctgTAGCTGAGGAGACGATGCCAGCCGtggaaaaggaagagacaaaGCTGCCACCACCGCCTCTGACTCCTCCAGCCCCTTCACCTCCTCCGCCCCTCCCACCCCCTTCAACATCTCCTCCACCGCCACTCTGccctccaccaccaccccccGTGTCCCCGCCACCTCTACCATCCCCTCCACCGCCTCCTGCCCAAGAGGAGCAGGAAGAGTCACCtcctcctgtggtcccagctacgtgcTCCAGGAAGAGGGGCCGGCCTCCCCTGACTCCCAGCCAGCGGGCGGAGCGGGAAGCTGCTCGGGCAGGGCCAGAGGGTACCTCTCCTCCCACTCCAACCCCCAGCACCACCACGGGAGGCCCTCCGGAAGACAGTCCCACCGTGGCCCCCAAAAGCACCACCTTCCTGAAGAATATCCGGCAGTTTATTATGCCTGTGGTGAGTGCCCGCTCCTCCCGTGTCATCAAGACACCCCGGCGATTTATGGATGAAGACCCCCCCAGGCCCCCAAAGGTGGAGGTCTCACCTGTCCTGCGACCTCCCATCACCACCTCCCCACTTATTCCCCAGGAACCAGCACCAGTCCCCTCTCCACCACGTGCCCCAACTCCTCCATCTACCCCAGTCCCACTCCCTGAGAAGAGACGGTCCATCCTAAGGGAACCCACATTTCGCTGGACCTCACTGACCCGGGAGctgccccctcctcccccagcccctccacctcccccggccccctccccaccccctgctccAGCCACCTCCTCCCGGAGGCCCCTACTCCTTCGGGCCCCTCAGTTTACCCCAAGCGAAGCCCACCTGAAGATCTACGAATCGGTGCTTACTCCTCCTCCTCTTGGGGCTCCTGAAGCCCCTGAGCCAGAGCCTCCTCCTGCCGATGACTCTCCAGCTGAGCCTGAGCCTCGGGCAGTGGGCCGCaccaaccacctcagcctgcctCGATTCGCCCCTGTGGTCGCCACTCCTGTTAAGGCCGAGGTGTCCCCTCATGGGGCTCCAGCTCTGAGCAACGGGCCACAGACACAGGCTCAGCTACTGCAGCCCCTGCAGGCCTTGCAAACCCAGCTCCTGCCCCAGGCGCTACCGCCACCACAGCCACAGCTGCAGCCACCGCCGTCACCACAGCAGATGCCTCCCCTGGAAAAAGCCCGGATTGCGGGCCTGGGTTCCTTGCCGCTGTCTGGGGTAGAGGAGAAGATGTTCAGCCTCCTCAAGAGAGCCAAAGTGCAGCTATTCAAGAtcgaccagcagcagcagcagaaggtGGCAGCTTCCATGCCG CCCCTGACCCTGTTTATTCCCTGCCAGCCAAGCCCTGGGGGGCCGATGGAGGAGGTGGCCGGGGCTCTCAAGCAGGTCTCCGACAGAGGCCCTGTCCGGCCCGAAGATGAGTCGGTGGAAGCTAAGAGAGAGCGGCCCTCG GGTCCTGAGTCACCTGTGCAAGGTCCCCGCATCAAACACGTCTGCCGTCATGCTGCTGTGGCTCTGGGTCAGGCCCGGGCCATGGTGCCCGAAGATGTCCCTCGCCTCAGTGCCCTCCCTCTCCGGGATCGGCAGGACCTCGCCACAGAGG ATACATCATCGGCGTCTGAGACTGAGAGTGTCCCGTCACGGTCCCGGCGGGGAAAGGTGGAGACGGCAGGCCCTGGGGGAGACTCAGAGCCCGCAGGGTCTGGAGGGACCCTGGCCCACACACCCCGGCGCTCACTGCCCTCCCATCACGGCAAGAAGATGCGAATGGCTCGATGTGGACACTGTCGGGGCTGCCTACGTGTGCAGGACTGTGGGTCCTGTGTCAACTGCCTAGACAAGCCCAAGTTTGGGGGCCCCAACACCAAGAAGCAGTGCTGTGT ATACCGGAAGTGTGACAAAATAGAGGCTCGGAAGATGGAACGACTGGCTAAAAAAG GCCGGACGATAGTGAAGACGCTGTTGCCCTGGGATTCCGATGaatctcctgaggcctcccctggtCCTCCAGGCCCACGCCGGGGGGCGGGAGCTGGGGGGCCCCGGGAGGAGGTGGTGGCCCCCCCAGGGCCCGAGGAGCAGGACTCCCTCCTGCAGCGCAAGTCAGCCCGGCGCTGCGTCAAACAGCGACCCTCCTATGATATCTTCGAGGATTCGGATGACTCGGAGCCCGGGGGCCCCCCTGCTCCTCGGCGTCGGACCCCCCGAGAAAATG AGCTGCCACTGCCAGAACCTGAGGAGCAGAGCCGGCCCCGCAAACCCACCCTGCAGCCTGTGTTGCAGCTCAAGGCCCGAAGGCGCCTGGACAAG GATGCTTTGGCCCCTGGCCCCTTTGCTGCTTTTCCCAATGGCTGGACTGGAAAGCAGAAGTCTCCTGACGGTGTGCACCGCGTCCGTGTGGATTTTAAG GAGGATTGTGATTTAGAGAACGTGTGGCTGATGGGGGGCCTGAGTGTGCTCACCTCTGTGCCAGGGGGCCCCCCGATGGTGTGCTTGCTGTGTGCCAGCAAAGGACTCCACGAG CTGGTGTTCTGCCAAGTCTGCTGTGACCCTTTCCACCCGTTCTGCCTGGAGGAGGCCGAGCGGCCCCTGCCCCAGCATCACGACACCTGGTGCTGCCGTCGCTGCAAGTTCTGCCACGTCTGTGGACGCAAAGGCCGCGGATCCAAG CACCTCCTGGAGTGCGAGCGCTGCCGCCATGCTTACCACCCGGCCTGTCTGGGGCCCAGCTATCCAACCCGGGCCACGCGCAAACGGCGCCACTGG ATCTGTTCAGCCTGTGTGCGCTGTAAGAGCTGTGGGGCAACTCCAGGCAAGAACTGGGACGTCGAGTGGTCTGGAGATTACAGCCTCTGCCCCAGGTGCACCCAGCTATATGAGAAAG GAAACTACTGTCCGATCTGCacacgctgctatgaagacaaCGACTACGAGAGCAAGATGATGCAGTGCGCACAGTGTGATCACTGGGTACATGCCAAGTGCGAGGGGCTCTCAG ATGAAGACTACGAGATCCTTTCAGGACTGCCAGACTCGGTGCTCTACACCTGCGGACCGTGTGCTGGGGCAGCACAGCCCCGCTGGCGAGAGGCCCTGAGCGGGGCCCTCCAGGGGGGCCTGCGCCAGGTGCTCCAGGGCCTGCTGAGCTCCAAGGTGGCGGGCCCACTGCTGCTCTGCACCCAG TGTGGGCCGGATGGGAAGCAGCTGCACCCAGGACCCTGCGGCCTGCAAGCTGTGAGTCAGCGCTTCGAGGATGGCCACTACAAGTCTGTG CACAGCTTTATGGAGGACATGGTGGGCATCCTCATGCGGCACTCAGAGGAGGGAGAGACCCCAGAGCGCCGGGCTGGAGGCCAGATGAAGGGGCTCCTGCTGAAG CTGCTAGAATCTGCGTTCGGCTGGTTCGACGCCCACGACCCCAAGTACTGGCGACGGAGTACCCGGCTGCCAAA CGGAGTCCTTCCCAACGCGGTGTTGCCCCCATCCCTGGATCATGTCTATGCGCAGTGGAGACAGCAGGAACCAGAGACCCCAGAATCAGGGCAGCCTCCAGGGGATCCCTCAGCAG CATTCCAGGGCAAGGATCCGGCTGCCTTCTCACACCTGGAGGACCCCCGTCAGTGTGCACTGTGTCTCAAATACGGGGATGCAGACTCCAAG GAGGCGGGGCGGCTCCTGTACATCGGGCAGAATGAGTGGACACACGTCAACTGTGCTATCTGGTCGGCAGAAGTCTTCGAGGAGAACGACGGTTCCCTCAAGAATGTGCATGCTGCTGTGGCCCGAGGGAGGCAGATG CGCTGCGAGCTCTGCCTGAAGCCTGGTGCCACGGTGGGCTGCTgcctgtcctcctgcctcagcaactTCCACTTCATGTGTGCCCGGGCCAGCTACTGCATCTTCCAGGACGACAAGAAAGTCTTCTGTCAGAAACACACTGATCTCCTAGATGGCAAG GAAATCGTGAACCCCGATGGTTTTGATGTTCTCCGCCGAGTCTATGTGGACTTCGAGGGCATCAACTTCAAGCGGAAGTTCTTGACAGGGCTTGAACCTGACGCCATCAATGTGCTCATTG GCTCCATCCGCATTGACTCCCTGGGTACTCTGTCTGATCTCTCGGACTGCGAGGGACGGCTCTTCCCCATTGGCTACCA GTGCTCCCGTCTGTACTGGAGCACGGTGGATGCTCGGAGGCGCTGCTGGTATCGGTGCCGAATTCTGGAGTATCGGCCGTGGGGGCCTCGGGAAGAGCCAGCTCACCTGGAGGCTGCAGAGGAGAACCAGACCATTGTGCACAGCCCCGCCCCTTCCTCAG AGCCCCCAGGTGGTGAGGACCCCCCACTGGACACAGATGTCCTTGTCCCTGGAGCTCCTGAGCGCCACTCGCCCATTCAGAACCTGGACCCCCCACTGCGGCCAGATTCAGGCAgcgcccctcctccagccccccgTTCCTTCTCGGGGGCTCGAATCAAAGTGCCCAACTACTCGCCGTCCCGGAGGCCCTTGGGGGGTGTCTCCTTtggccccctgccctcccctg GAAGTCCATCTTCGCTGACCCACCACATCCCCACAGTGGGAGACCCGGACTTCCCAGCTCCCCCCAGACGCTCCCGTCGTCCCAGCCCTTTGGCCCCCCGGCCGCCTCCATCACGGCGGGCCTCCCCTCCTCTCAAAACCTCCCCTCAGCTCAGGGTGCCCCCTCCTACCTCAGTCGTCACAGCCCTCACACCTACCTCAGGGGAGCTGGCTCCCCCTGGCCCGGCCCCATCTCCACCACCCCCTGAAGACCTGGGCCCAGACTTCGAGGACATGGAGGTGGTGTCAGGACTGAGTGCTGCTGACCTGGACTTTGCGGCCAGCCTGCTGGGGACTGAGCCCTTCCAGGAAGAGATTGTAGCCGCTGGGGCCATGGGGAGCAGCCACGGGGGCCCAGGGGACAGCTCCGAGGAGGAAGCCAGCCCCACCTCCCGCTACATCCACTTCCCTGTGACTGTGGTGTCCGCCCCTGGCCTGGCCCCCAGCGCCCCCCCTGGAGCCCCCCGCATTGAACAGCTGGACGGTGTGGACGACGGCACTGACAGCGAGGCCGAGGCGGTGCAGCAGCCTCGGGGCCAGGGCACTCCTCCTTCAGGGCCAGGAGTAGGCCGGGCAGGGGTCCTCGGGGCTGCAGGGGACAGGGCCCGGCCTCCTGAGGACCTGCCATCAGAAATTGTGGATTTTGTGTTGAAGAACCTAGGGGGGCCTGGGGAGGGAGGTGCTGGCCCTAGAGAGGAGTCGCTCCCCCCGGCGCCTCCCCTGGCTAATGGCAGCCAGCCCCCCCAGGGTCTGCCTGCCAGTCCAGCTGACCCCACCCGCACATTTGCCTGGCTCCCAGGGGCCCCGGGGGTCCGGGTGTTAAGCCTTGGCCCTGCCCCTGAGCCCCCCAAACCTGCCACATCCAAAATCATCCTTGTCAACAAGCTGGGGCAAGTATTTGTGAAGATGGCTGGGGAGGGTGAACCTGTCCCACCCCCAGTGAAGCAGCCACCGTTGCCCCCCACCATTTCCCCAACAGCTCCCACCTCCTGGACTCTGCCCCCAGGCCCCCTCCTCGGCGTGCTGCCCGTGGTCGGGGTGGTccgccctgccccgcccccaccGCCCCCTCCCCTGACGCTGGTGCTGAGCAGTGGGCCAGCCAGCCCGCCCCGCCAGGCCATCCGTGTCAAGAGGGTGTCCACTTTCTCTGGCCGGTCCCCGCCAGCACCTCCCCCATACAAAGCCCCGCGGCTGGATGAAGATGGAGAGGCCTCGGAGGACATCCCCCAGGTTCTGGGGCTTGGCAGTGGCGG GCTCCTCCAGGAACGGTCCCCTTTGCTGCCACTTCCGGAAGGTGGTCCTCCCCAAGTCACCGATGCTCCCCCAGACCTGCTGCTTGAGTCCCAGTGGCACCACTATTCAG GGGTGGAGAGAGTGGTGTCTGCTGGGAGCACAGCGGGGCTCAGGGGCTTTTGA